The following proteins come from a genomic window of Gynuella sunshinyii YC6258:
- a CDS encoding DUF4124 domain-containing protein: MRSSLVILMLLVSGMGYAENKIYTWVDANGVTQYGDRPPLSSKAKEVKVDGYQATPVSIDVDKLPGQWTLAASSGEMQNWEILKDGQVQIDSRDNDDRMIITGKWVLEGSVMTIESTSIQQRINGLTTVSTDPIQYVYKFIEFEDDRFRVSNNSGTLRATRK; encoded by the coding sequence ATGCGTTCATCTCTTGTTATTTTGATGTTGCTTGTGTCTGGCATGGGTTATGCGGAGAACAAAATTTATACCTGGGTTGATGCCAATGGTGTCACTCAGTACGGTGATCGCCCACCACTGAGCAGCAAAGCCAAAGAAGTTAAAGTGGATGGCTATCAGGCTACGCCGGTCAGCATTGACGTTGATAAACTGCCTGGTCAATGGACTCTGGCAGCATCCAGTGGCGAGATGCAAAACTGGGAAATTCTCAAAGACGGCCAGGTCCAGATTGATTCTCGGGATAACGATGACCGTATGATCATCACCGGAAAATGGGTGTTGGAAGGATCGGTTATGACCATCGAAAGCACCTCCATTCAACAGCGCATCAACGGTCTGACAACGGTCAGCACCGATCCGATTCAATACGTTTACAAGTTTATCGAATTTGAAGATGACCGTTTCCGGGTGAGTAATAACAGCGGCACACTGCGCGCCACTCGGAAATAA
- the mrcB gene encoding penicillin-binding protein 1B: protein MASNPRFNKTRNSTTRKPAKKASSRSSKPGRRSTPKTRKGKTGRRFSIFGLLLKVVIVLLALLICWTIYLNARVTTGFKGKLFAEPARVFARPLELYQGLTMAMGDLEQELRRLGYRKVINPVRSGEYSITGQTMEMVTRQFTHWDGVNPSQHLMLDFNHDGIERVVNNHGDPAVLARLQPLQIGSIYPGQKEDRILIQISDVPDVFVKGLISVEDRNYYHHFGISPTGILRALWANVSSGHLAQGGSTLTQQLVKNYFLSSERSLWRKGNEALMAMLLEWHYSKDQILEAYMNEVYLAQDGARAIHGFGLGAQEFFGAPLRELRLHQMALLIGMIKGPAVYNPMTHPERALERRNLVLDIMADQGVVTADQAGWAKKQPLDIRSGRQRIRYPAFLDMVRRQLQSLYRPEDLTSEGLKIYTSLDPRIQSRAEEVFIDQLQQLEKNYKLDNDFLQGALVITQPESGEVLAMVGGRRVRFDGYNRALDSRRPVGSLLKPVVYLTALENGYTLATPIDDNTLVVSGKDGSEWQPTNFDRRSHGQPLLLQALSHSYNQATARLGMQVGLGKFMANLHDLGFEREVDAYPATLLGAQGMSPLEVANLYGTFAANGFRTPVKSIRAVTTSDDSVLETFDFSFKQVVDPVDMELLQFALQDVMRDGTGKYAYRRLDPELNLAGKTGTTNDQRDSWFAGYTSDYLAVVWIGNDDNKMTPLTGSTGALRIWTEVMNAIKPQAYLSREPAGIEWQWVNAKDGHRTSKNCPDAIQIPFREGTAPQAKDGCAGQVTKPVQNWFKRWFGGKKN, encoded by the coding sequence TTGGCAAGTAATCCCCGCTTTAACAAAACCCGTAATTCCACGACTAGAAAACCAGCAAAAAAGGCGTCATCCCGAAGCTCAAAACCTGGTAGACGCAGTACCCCAAAAACCCGTAAGGGAAAAACCGGCAGACGGTTTTCCATCTTTGGGTTGCTGCTGAAAGTGGTCATTGTCTTGCTGGCATTGCTAATCTGCTGGACGATTTATCTGAATGCCAGAGTGACCACCGGTTTCAAAGGTAAGCTGTTTGCTGAACCGGCCCGGGTGTTTGCCCGACCACTGGAGTTGTATCAGGGACTGACCATGGCGATGGGGGATCTGGAACAGGAACTGCGGCGGTTGGGATATCGCAAGGTAATCAACCCGGTACGCTCCGGTGAATACTCTATTACCGGCCAGACCATGGAAATGGTTACCCGCCAGTTCACGCATTGGGATGGTGTCAATCCGTCTCAGCATCTTATGCTGGATTTCAATCATGATGGCATCGAACGGGTGGTCAACAATCACGGCGATCCGGCGGTTCTGGCCAGACTGCAACCGCTTCAGATCGGCAGTATCTACCCCGGTCAGAAAGAAGATCGGATTCTGATTCAGATAAGCGATGTTCCGGATGTCTTTGTCAAAGGACTGATCTCCGTTGAGGATCGTAATTATTACCATCACTTTGGCATCTCTCCCACCGGTATACTCAGAGCACTATGGGCTAATGTAAGTTCCGGACATCTTGCCCAGGGAGGCAGTACGCTGACTCAACAACTGGTCAAAAACTATTTCCTCAGCTCAGAACGCTCACTGTGGCGTAAGGGCAATGAGGCGCTCATGGCGATGTTACTGGAGTGGCACTACTCCAAAGACCAGATTCTCGAAGCCTATATGAACGAAGTGTATCTCGCCCAGGATGGTGCCCGGGCGATACATGGTTTTGGCCTCGGAGCGCAGGAATTTTTCGGGGCGCCGTTGCGGGAACTGCGGTTACATCAAATGGCGCTGTTGATCGGCATGATTAAAGGGCCTGCTGTCTATAACCCGATGACTCATCCTGAGCGTGCGCTGGAGCGTCGAAATCTGGTGCTGGACATTATGGCCGACCAGGGGGTGGTAACGGCTGATCAGGCTGGCTGGGCCAAAAAACAGCCGTTGGATATTCGTTCCGGACGTCAGCGTATCCGCTATCCTGCGTTTCTGGATATGGTCCGTCGTCAACTACAGAGTCTTTATCGCCCGGAGGATCTCACCAGTGAGGGATTGAAAATATATACCTCCCTTGATCCACGTATTCAGAGCCGGGCCGAAGAGGTCTTTATCGATCAGCTACAACAGCTGGAAAAAAACTATAAGCTTGATAACGATTTTCTGCAGGGAGCGCTTGTCATCACTCAGCCGGAGTCAGGAGAAGTGCTGGCAATGGTCGGTGGGCGCAGGGTACGTTTTGATGGTTATAACCGGGCTCTGGACAGCCGTCGTCCGGTTGGTTCACTGCTGAAACCAGTGGTTTATCTGACTGCGTTAGAGAATGGCTATACCCTGGCCACCCCCATCGATGACAATACTTTGGTGGTTTCAGGTAAGGATGGATCCGAGTGGCAGCCAACCAATTTTGATCGTCGCAGTCATGGTCAGCCGCTGTTGTTGCAGGCACTGAGTCACTCCTACAACCAGGCGACCGCTCGGCTGGGCATGCAGGTCGGACTCGGAAAATTCATGGCCAATCTGCACGATCTTGGTTTTGAACGGGAAGTTGATGCCTATCCGGCCACATTACTGGGGGCACAGGGGATGAGTCCGCTGGAGGTTGCTAATTTGTATGGCACATTTGCAGCTAACGGCTTCCGCACTCCGGTCAAGTCCATACGTGCTGTCACCACATCTGATGACAGCGTACTGGAAACATTCGATTTCAGTTTTAAACAGGTGGTGGATCCTGTGGATATGGAGCTGCTGCAGTTTGCGTTGCAGGACGTCATGCGTGACGGAACCGGCAAGTATGCTTATCGCCGGCTGGATCCAGAACTGAACCTTGCCGGCAAGACCGGCACCACCAACGATCAGCGCGACAGCTGGTTTGCCGGTTATACTTCTGATTATCTGGCGGTGGTCTGGATCGGTAATGATGATAACAAAATGACGCCGTTAACCGGATCGACTGGTGCTTTGCGGATCTGGACTGAAGTGATGAACGCGATAAAGCCGCAGGCTTATCTGAGTCGTGAGCCGGCGGGTATCGAATGGCAGTGGGTCAATGCCAAAGACGGGCATCGTACCTCCAAAAATTGTCCGGATGCCATTCAGATTCCATTCCGGGAAGGTACCGCTCCGCAAGCCAAAGATGGTTGCGCCGGGCAGGTTACCAAGCCGGTTCAGAACTGGTTTAAACGCTGGTTTGGCGGTAAAAAGAACTGA
- the mgrA gene encoding L-glyceraldehyde 3-phosphate reductase, translating to MTNLFDKQYQPSRTRYDNMGYRRCGASGVQLPPLSLGLWQNFGAVDALENARAMLRGAFDLGITHFDLANNYGPPYGSAEQTFGRIFAEDLKPYRDELIISSKAGYDMWPGPYGIGGSRKYLIASIDQSLKRTGLEYFDIFYSHRFDPDTPLEETMGALDAIVRSGKALYVGISNYSPEQTEQAIAILNDLGTPLLIHQPRYNLFDRHIENGLTNTLRTHKVGSIVFSPLAQGLLTDKYLQGVPQNSRAARKEQIYLSEQDVAASQLDRVRQLNEIASSRNQSLAQLALAWVLRDEVVTSAIIGASRLSQIEDSVGALDNLLFSEAELAKIDAILA from the coding sequence GTGACAAACCTTTTTGACAAACAATACCAGCCTTCCCGCACCAGATACGACAACATGGGCTATCGCCGCTGCGGTGCCAGTGGTGTGCAACTTCCACCATTATCTCTGGGGTTGTGGCAGAATTTTGGTGCCGTGGACGCACTGGAAAATGCCCGCGCCATGCTGCGTGGGGCGTTCGATCTGGGTATTACCCATTTTGATCTGGCCAACAACTATGGTCCGCCTTATGGCTCAGCCGAGCAGACCTTTGGACGCATTTTTGCCGAGGACCTGAAACCGTATCGGGACGAACTGATCATTTCTTCCAAAGCCGGTTACGATATGTGGCCCGGCCCTTACGGCATAGGCGGTTCACGTAAATATCTGATTGCCAGTATTGATCAGAGCCTGAAACGTACCGGGCTGGAGTATTTTGATATTTTCTACAGCCATCGCTTCGATCCGGACACCCCGCTGGAGGAAACCATGGGGGCGCTGGATGCTATCGTTCGCTCGGGCAAAGCATTGTATGTGGGGATTTCCAATTACTCACCCGAACAGACCGAGCAGGCCATTGCCATTTTGAATGACCTTGGTACACCACTGCTGATTCACCAGCCCCGCTACAACCTGTTTGATCGTCATATCGAGAACGGCCTGACCAACACTTTGCGCACCCACAAGGTGGGCTCGATTGTGTTCTCACCACTGGCTCAGGGACTGCTGACAGATAAGTATCTGCAAGGCGTGCCACAGAACTCAAGGGCCGCCCGGAAAGAACAGATCTATCTGTCAGAACAGGACGTAGCGGCCAGCCAGCTGGATAGAGTGAGACAACTGAACGAAATCGCCAGCAGCCGGAACCAAAGTCTGGCACAACTGGCCCTGGCCTGGGTATTACGCGACGAGGTGGTCACCAGCGCGATTATCGGTGCCAGTCGCCTCAGTCAGATCGAGGACAGCGTGGGTGCGTTGGACAACCTTTTGTTCAGTGAAGCAGAGTTAGCAAAGATTGACGCCATTCTCGCCTGA
- a CDS encoding capsule biosynthesis protein — protein sequence MISPGIQSFSGKRVLLLQGPIGPFFRLLAKDLKAVGAKVFKINFNAGDWLFYPTDALNYRGTMDDWPLWFEDLVLRLKIDTVLLFGDCRPIHRAAHAIATKLELDVGVFEEGYIRPDYITLERSGVNGHSKIPRHPELFKKVTAPVAQTHPIPKTYNLMVWYGFCYFTIGSFGAPWFIHYKHHRPLTILEALPWLRSAWRKLKYKWLERGQQDDLVQNWSNHFFLVPLQVFNDSQITVHADCINIRHFIKQTLNSFAAHAPADTLLVFKHHPMDRGYCNYRTLIKRLADRAGVSDRVRYIHDQHLPTLLDHARGVVVVNSTVGFSALYHGTPTKTCGRAFYNMEGLTYQGSLDDFWQQTENIHLDKLLYKNVRNYVITRTQLNGSFYKKIKNAGFHSGVIFPNSPKTRP from the coding sequence ATGATATCACCGGGAATTCAGAGTTTTTCCGGTAAGAGAGTTCTGTTGCTGCAGGGACCGATTGGACCTTTTTTCCGTCTTCTTGCAAAAGATTTAAAAGCTGTCGGCGCAAAAGTATTCAAGATCAATTTCAATGCCGGAGACTGGCTATTTTATCCCACGGATGCTCTGAACTATCGCGGCACCATGGACGACTGGCCACTGTGGTTTGAAGATCTTGTGCTACGACTGAAAATAGATACGGTGTTGCTCTTTGGAGACTGCCGCCCAATCCATCGTGCCGCTCATGCAATTGCCACCAAACTGGAACTGGATGTCGGCGTATTCGAAGAAGGCTACATTCGGCCCGACTACATCACACTGGAACGTTCTGGCGTTAACGGTCATTCAAAAATTCCCAGACATCCTGAGCTGTTTAAAAAAGTGACGGCACCGGTCGCACAAACCCATCCCATTCCTAAAACCTACAATCTGATGGTCTGGTACGGCTTCTGTTACTTTACCATTGGCAGCTTTGGTGCCCCGTGGTTTATTCACTACAAGCATCATCGCCCGTTGACGATCCTGGAGGCATTGCCCTGGCTTCGCTCCGCCTGGCGCAAACTGAAGTACAAATGGCTTGAACGCGGTCAGCAGGACGATCTGGTGCAAAACTGGAGCAATCACTTTTTCCTGGTGCCTTTGCAGGTGTTTAACGATTCCCAGATCACGGTTCACGCGGATTGCATCAATATTCGGCATTTTATCAAGCAGACACTGAACTCGTTCGCCGCTCATGCACCCGCCGATACTCTGTTGGTCTTCAAACATCACCCGATGGATCGCGGTTACTGTAACTACCGGACCCTGATCAAACGGCTGGCTGACCGCGCCGGAGTCTCTGACCGGGTTCGCTACATCCATGATCAACATCTGCCCACATTACTTGATCACGCCCGTGGGGTAGTAGTGGTCAACAGTACGGTAGGGTTTTCGGCGCTTTATCATGGCACACCCACCAAGACCTGCGGCCGGGCTTTTTATAACATGGAGGGGCTGACGTACCAGGGCTCACTGGATGATTTCTGGCAACAGACAGAGAATATTCACCTGGATAAGCTGCTGTATAAAAATGTCCGAAACTATGTGATTACCCGAACCCAGCTTAATGGCAGTTTTTATAAGAAGATCAAAAATGCCGGGTTCCATTCCGGAGTTATTTTCCCAAACTCACCCAAAACCCGCCCTTAA